The Polyodon spathula isolate WHYD16114869_AA chromosome 13, ASM1765450v1, whole genome shotgun sequence genome includes a region encoding these proteins:
- the fuom gene encoding LOW QUALITY PROTEIN: fucose mutarotase (The sequence of the model RefSeq protein was modified relative to this genomic sequence to represent the inferred CDS: inserted 2 bases in 1 codon): protein MVVLKGISSILSPELLYTLAKMGHGDELVLADANFPASSLCRCGPTEIRADGLGIPQLLEAILKLFPLDTYVCCPAAVMAVVEYDKQRXLKIPVWAEYMRLLNQAGSSQPLEKVERFLFYERAKKAAAVVATG from the exons ATGGTTGTCCTAAAAGGGATTTCTTCCATACTCTCTCCTGAACTGTTGTATACGTTAGCTAAAATGGGCCACGGGGACGAGCTTG TTCTTGCTGATGCAAACTTTCCTGCTTCTTCACTTTGTCGCTGTGGACCAACTGAAATAAGAGCGGATG gacttgGCATTCCTCAACTGTTGGAAGCCATATTAAAACTGTTTCCACTGGATACTTATGTTTGTTGCCC GGCTGCTGTTATGGCTGTAGTGGAATATGACAAGCAGAG GCTGAAGATACCAGTGTGGGCGGAATACATGCGACTCCTTAACCAAGCTGGATCATCT CAACCTTTGGAAAAAGttgaaagatttttattttatgagcGGGCTAAGaaggctgctgctgttgttgccaCGGGGTAA
- the si:ch211-217g15.3 gene encoding proline-rich acidic protein 1 gives MNRTFLFLIGTALLLKGTSAKPYNTWKQEFPPKHHESKLHPEQEVIKAVFNEKSSLGLRETEPPEDKLTYDTDPVIKSAVKHPSQQKYQQAEEDNDALNHHFDAVQQGFQVPAILENKPEEQNVPKEFGGLYAEEMKGPEEDRDHLYHASFDASNAENYPARMVQPGYEIMEGPEEDRDHIYHPF, from the exons ATGAACAG GACCTTTCTCTTTCTAATTGGTACAGCTTTGCTGCTCAAGGGCACGAGTGCAAAGCCATACAATACTTGG AAACAGGAGTTCCCTCCTAAACACCATGAAAGTAAACTACACCCAGAACAAGAGGTGATAAA AGCTGTATTCAATGAGAAGTCATCTCTTGGGTTGAGGGAGACTGAACCACCAGAAGATAAGTTAACATATGATACTGACCCAGTCATTAAGAGTGCAGTTAAACACCCAAGTCAGCAAAAATACCAGCAAGCAGAAGAGGACAATGATGCACTAAATCATCACTTTGATGCTGTTCAGCAGGGCTTCCAAGTCCCAGCCATACTTGAGAACAAGCCTGAGGAACAAAATGTTCCCAAAGAATTTGGAGGCTTGTATGCAGAGGAAATGAAGGGGCCTGAGGAAGACAGGGATCATCTATACCACGCCTCGTTTGATGCTTCTAATGCTGAGAACTATCCCGCAAGGATGGTACAGCCAGGTTATGAAATTATGGAAGGGCCAGAGGAAGACCGGGATCATATTTATCATCCCTTTTAA